TGCTTTCATCAAATTTTTGATACGCTCTCCATAAACCAATCAAAGCAATTTGATAATATTCGTCGTAGTCTTTGTAAATATGAAGTTTTTTAATCATCGACACAATTAATGGATGAAAAGATGAAGCGATTTGATCGAACGAGTCTTTTTGCATCTAGCATTCCTTTTTCAAAAACGCGTTTTTGCTGTATTCCGCCGGTATCTCTACTGTACAAGGGGAAGATCACACGCGCGAATGAACGTACATTATGTTTTCTTTTTAAGAAACGTGACGTAATTTCCCCGGAAACTTCACGTTTCGCTAGAAAATATGCGAAGTATACGTGTATTTGTAGAGATTTTACGTACGAAAGGTCCCCCATCCCCAATCCTACTAATCTATAATATGTTTATATCGATGTAGCAACTCTAGCATAACCAAAGAGCGGTTATGCTAGAGTTGCTAGACCTGTCCGGCTGAGCCTCTCCCTTGCGGGCTGGTCTCATCCGGACAGGTGGACCTTTGAAGGCAAGTTCGAGGGAGTGTGTCCGTGTTTGTTTGGTTATCCTATTAAATGTAGAGTGAAGATTGAATAATAGAATATATTTGGTTCTTAAAATGGGGTAAAAGGGGAGATTGAATGAAGGCGACGGTTGGGGTAAATGTGGCGGCGGCTGTTTTGTGTGGGGCGGTGATATATGCGGGGATGCATTATTGGCAGGAACAAACCGAAGCACAGGCAAGTGAAGTGAAGTCCGCTGTTGTACATAGAGAAAAACAGTTTTCCGATGTATCTGCTTATACAAAAAATCTTCCAGACTTTATCACAAAGCAAATTGAGTCATCTATTGCAAATAAAAAACCTCTGACTCTTGTGCTTGCCACGTCCGCAAAGGAAGCAGGGTGGCCACAGCAGTTAAAAAAAGAGCTAGCAGCCGCATATGGAAGTGATGTATTTACGGTTAAAACACTTTCATACGGCAGCCTAACAACTGATGAGCTTTTATCCTCACATATTGCCGATCAAATTGATCAACTTCAGCCAAACATTATTCTTTTCGAAGCACCTCTTAAAAATGATTATCAGCACCTTACGCTAGATGAGACGCTTGAAAATACAGACGAGCTAATTCATCAGCTCAAAGACTTGAAAAAAACCCTTATGATTCAGCCATCACAGCCATATATTTCACAAACGGAGTCCTATGAAGAAGGGGTAGAAGCAATTAGGGGAGTCTCTGAAGC
This sequence is a window from Priestia aryabhattai. Protein-coding genes within it:
- a CDS encoding SGNH/GDSL hydrolase family protein, coding for MKATVGVNVAAAVLCGAVIYAGMHYWQEQTEAQASEVKSAVVHREKQFSDVSAYTKNLPDFITKQIESSIANKKPLTLVLATSAKEAGWPQQLKKELAAAYGSDVFTVKTLSYGSLTTDELLSSHIADQIDQLQPNIILFEAPLKNDYQHLTLDETLENTDELIHQLKDLKKTLMIQPSQPYISQTESYEEGVEAIRGVSEANWVYYMNHSLIWPFHLGEYINKDSGNLTKKGNEVWGDYVVNWFTGK